In Crassostrea angulata isolate pt1a10 chromosome 4, ASM2561291v2, whole genome shotgun sequence, one genomic interval encodes:
- the LOC128181321 gene encoding uncharacterized protein LOC128181321 yields MYISYMYILHLTLIEAMTSISVSQNPGICSNVYDGEPLECCPNYRLVGSSCKECFAGSRGVNCAKDCAKGFYGRLCREECSCHPCDKVYGCQNMSSGYKYSTTAEQDKGPMRYHWLSMLALSSGGFAICFILCLTIVCIFRWNRKTRTFFLPKHGTPNDNLPAIRRYNLLQRLSKVEASSANSKEKVYQINICQTVDPFVMTKQNGTKDFQDVYCHIDPMEGCYNILKLKV; encoded by the exons ATGTATAtttcgtacatgtatattttacatttaactCTTATAGAAGCAATGACTAGTATTTCTGTTTCACAGAATCCAGGAATATGTTCAAATGTGTATGATGG AGAACCTTTAGAGTGCTGTCCAAATTATCGACTAGTCGGAAGTTCTTGCAAAG AATGTTTCGCCGGATCTCGAGGAGTAAACTGTGCAAAAGATTGTGCTAAGGGATTCTATGGAAGACTCTGTAGAGAGGAGTGTTCCTGTCATCCATGTGATAAAGTCTACGGATGTCAAAATATGTCAAGTGGGTACAAGTACAGTACAACTGCgg AACAAGATAAGGGTCCGATGAGGTATCACTGGCTTTCAATGTTAGCACTGTCATCGGGTGGTTTTgcaatttgtttcattttatgcCTTACAATCGTTTGTATATTCAG ATGGAACAGGAAAACAAGGACTTTTTTTCTTCCCAAACACG gtACTCCAAATGATAATCTCCCTGCCATTCGTCGATATAATCTATTGCAGAGGTTAAGTAAAGTTGAAGCGTCTAGTGCAAATAGTAAAGAAAAAGTTTATCAAATTAACATTTGTCAAACAGTGGATCCTTTTGTCATGACAAAACAAAATGGAACGAAAGACTTTCAAGATGTCTATTGTCATATTGACCCAATGGAAGGATGTTACAATATCCTTAAACTCAAAGTATAG